One Arthrobacter sp. FW306-07-I genomic window carries:
- a CDS encoding YcnI family copper-binding membrane protein yields the protein MKTTLRHTLKTLTAATAAAGIIAAGATAASAHVSVDPDDTGANGYSHLTFNVPNESPTAKTSKLEVKLPADTPFTSVSVKPVEGWSAQVITSDLPKPVTVAGTTVTKAPSSVVWTADEAHQLGQNQYQSFSLSVGRLPAAGTTVTLKTAQSYTDGSVVNWDQEQTEGQPEPKHPAPSFTTTAEDGTTAAAAAGGPAAEPAAQVSPASNDAASVWGIVLGAAGLVLGATALAVALAGRRTKGAVRESAK from the coding sequence ATGAAAACGACACTTCGCCATACCCTGAAAACCCTGACCGCCGCGACCGCAGCAGCGGGAATCATCGCCGCAGGCGCCACCGCCGCATCCGCCCACGTCAGCGTGGACCCTGACGATACCGGCGCCAACGGCTACTCGCACCTGACGTTCAATGTGCCCAACGAATCCCCCACCGCGAAGACCAGCAAGCTCGAGGTGAAGCTGCCTGCAGACACCCCCTTCACCTCCGTGTCGGTCAAGCCGGTGGAGGGCTGGAGCGCGCAGGTCATCACCAGCGACCTGCCCAAGCCCGTCACAGTGGCTGGCACCACGGTGACCAAGGCGCCGAGCTCCGTAGTGTGGACTGCGGATGAGGCGCACCAGTTGGGCCAGAACCAGTACCAGTCGTTCTCCCTGTCCGTGGGAAGGCTCCCGGCAGCGGGGACCACGGTGACGTTGAAGACGGCGCAGTCCTACACGGACGGCTCCGTAGTGAACTGGGACCAGGAACAGACCGAGGGACAGCCCGAGCCCAAACATCCGGCCCCGTCCTTCACCACCACCGCCGAGGACGGCACGACGGCGGCTGCCGCGGCCGGAGGGCCGGCTGCGGAACCAGCGGCCCAGGTCTCCCCCGCGTCCAACGATGCCGCTTCCGTCTGGGGAATCGTCCTGGGCGCTGCCGGGCTGGTCCTCGGTGCCACCGCCCTGGCGGTTGCCCTCGCCGGGCGGCGCACGAAAGGGGCGGTCCGTGAAAGCGCAAAATAA
- a CDS encoding copper resistance CopC family protein: MKAQNKGRGWPARLLLTLATAAFLVLPSAAAQAHDALESSDPANGATIQSVPAKIGLTFDRTPIAINSIVRVEDSTGTDQADGAVEIVDNHVTQAVKAGAPAGKYTVVWRVVSSDGHPIEGTFSFTANSAGTAGTAAAGTAGSGGSSGASSDAPTTAAPAQAGTAVGQVPWALVGGIAGVLVLALVVTGIFVRRRLQNSDQEQ, translated from the coding sequence GTGAAAGCGCAAAATAAGGGCCGGGGCTGGCCTGCGCGGCTCCTTCTCACCCTCGCCACAGCTGCGTTCCTGGTACTACCCTCGGCTGCGGCCCAGGCCCACGACGCCCTCGAATCCAGCGATCCCGCCAACGGCGCCACAATCCAGAGCGTCCCGGCCAAAATCGGCCTGACCTTTGACCGCACCCCCATCGCCATCAATTCGATCGTGCGGGTTGAGGACTCCACGGGCACGGACCAGGCAGACGGGGCGGTGGAGATCGTGGACAACCACGTCACCCAGGCGGTCAAAGCAGGAGCGCCCGCCGGCAAGTACACGGTGGTGTGGCGGGTGGTTTCCTCGGACGGGCACCCCATCGAGGGAACCTTCAGCTTCACCGCGAACAGTGCGGGCACGGCGGGCACTGCCGCGGCCGGTACCGCAGGCAGTGGGGGCAGTTCCGGCGCGAGCAGTGACGCGCCCACGACGGCGGCGCCCGCCCAGGCAGGCACCGCGGTCGGCCAGGTGCCGTGGGCCCTGGTGGGCGGCATTGCCGGTGTCCTGGTCCTCGCGCTGGTGGTGACCGGCATCTTCGTCAGGCGCCGGCTCCAAAATTCCGACCAGGAACAGTAA
- a CDS encoding hemerythrin domain-containing protein, with translation MDIVEVILNDHHEQRRRFALLDEMHECETSDLEPVWNQLRILLEVHAKAEEELFYPALMELGTGAGGKDSAGDETTDAIHDHNEIRDAIRDVSDHRAGAPEWWEALSKLNEANGDHMAEEEREGLTDFRQHASLELRHRLGLSFSIFESAHAGGIEPRDIDPDEYVHEHE, from the coding sequence ATGGACATCGTTGAAGTGATTTTGAATGACCACCACGAGCAGCGGCGGCGGTTCGCCCTGCTCGACGAAATGCATGAGTGCGAAACTTCAGACCTGGAACCCGTGTGGAATCAGCTCCGCATCCTGCTGGAAGTACATGCCAAGGCAGAAGAGGAACTGTTCTACCCGGCCTTGATGGAACTGGGGACAGGGGCAGGCGGAAAGGACTCCGCCGGGGACGAAACCACCGACGCGATCCACGACCACAATGAAATCCGGGACGCCATCCGTGATGTCTCCGACCACCGGGCAGGGGCACCGGAGTGGTGGGAGGCGCTGTCAAAGCTCAATGAAGCCAACGGCGACCATATGGCAGAGGAAGAACGCGAAGGTTTGACCGACTTCCGGCAGCACGCTTCCCTGGAACTGCGCCACCGGCTTGGACTGTCATTCAGCATTTTCGAGTCAGCCCACGCCGGCGGCATCGAACCCCGGGACATCGATCCCGACGAGTACGTCCACGAGCACGAATAG